The genomic window ataattattgttaaaaaaattgtgtgatTTTTCCACGCTATTCGTTTATGTTGTCTTCGATTGTTTACCTCGTAGGTACAAAgtcgaaaaatataatacataacaacaATGATATCGTCCGCTCATATGAATTGAAACTTCTACGACAATGCGCTGATTACCGGTCTTCTGGTTGCTACTGACTCTGGTACACTTATTGTTAGAAAGTGTGCAATCGGTTCACACACTAAAACACTGCAACTGCGCCAGTTGACCTGCAGTATAATCCTCTACGAGGACACACTCTTTAAAGACGTCCTGTCGAGGATCTAAAAGGTAAACGAAAACgcgataataaatttacttgaCGAGATGGACTTGCTCAGATACGTCATCGACTGAGGCGCGTAGAAGGTCGTGTTTAAGATACCGAATTTACCACTTAATGATTCAGATTAAttcgaaaaaattaaactgcTTATGTACAAGGATAAAGTCGAAGATATCATATACAAGAGAAgactttctataaaaaaatgacatcgctgcaatataataagtatatctgTTGTAACACATCCGTGTATGAAATATAAGCAGGTGAAACGATCATaagaaatatagatatttttttgcaattaatggatgttattttaaacgattttaattcTAGTTGAAAACTATCTTACTCTTAAATGtgtacataacattattatttatgaaactattaataatgctaataaatgtatgtttagaaatttataaGAGGATTTAAAGAACTATTCTTTGTTGAGACATTTTATGCATCAAcatttaacaacattttttggtAGGTAATGTTTATTTGAACTTCGTGCATAATATTTCTGttgagtaattaaaataaactaataactgaTAGGTTAAAGTCGTAGTTGTTACAAACCATTATTAAATCAACATCTACTTAGTGGTCATttgattacttttttaatgaatatttaacagttgaaataatttgggaaatatattattaattatattagaatttgtaatatttttttctgatacgCGCATAGACCACAATCTCCCTCGCTTATCACTTGCTTGTCTTTCACTAGtttctgtattaaaaatataatagagtgttttgtattaatattcattttatttttacttttttaaaatcttactattttaaatatatttatataggtatcaaatttataattaaatctatttattttttaccctCATTGATATTGTTTGATTAttgaagttaataataaatttaactatttgactaataaaatctaattttatttccacTGGAATACATTAGAAATGTACTACTAGATTATAACATTaactaactaaaaaataaataaaattttaaataagaaactttttgatatattcgaaaaattattatttgaattactacaaaaattaagttgattctctaaaattacattttattattcacgtatgtatattattgttttgaactGAAGCTCAGATggctataaaaatgatttataaagtaAGCATAcgctattatttttcaaaaatactgtAGAACATGGTTATAGTGCTTTTTCCTATTGTTCGGGTCATAACCATATCATGCATTAAGAATTTATGGAAGATAGTTTACACGTAAAATTACCAAACAATagtcttatataaaatactgatacgaaaaaaaaatatgcgatCGTACGCTACTCATAAACTCtgttatttcatttgtttaCTGTGTtgaaacaacatatttttaacaaaaaaaaacgatattctTTCTTGAGTGCTATAACACGTTTATGCTAGCACGTGTGTACACAAGtctatgaaaacatttttgagctaaatagaaaaataaaagtattcaaaGGTGGTGGAATAGTGAGCGGTTAGGACGTGTTTTTGTGACGTCCGCTCATCTGAATCGAAACTTCGATAACAAAAATGCGTTGTTTACCGATCTTCTGGTTGCCAATAGCTCTGGTCACGCTTTTCGTCACCCGGTATGCCATCGGCGTATCTACCAAATTACAGCTGGGAGAGTTGATCACTACAGTCATCTACGAGGACAAACCAAACGAAGACGTCCTATCGGAGATTGTAAAATTGGACGGAGAAGATCTGAAATCGATACCGTTTATCGAGACCAAGgtgatagatataaataaagtcCACCCACTGAAGACGCTATTCGCGCTATCTTCTAAATACTCGCATTATTCAGGCGACGACCTAAACTTGAGCGTGATCATCTTCGGTACGTCCATCACATGTTTGACACACAAGCGCTTGGCCTTACACCTGGCGCTGATGATCCGGCTAATCGAACAAGACGGCGGTAAGGTGTATGCCCGTATGCGGACTCTCGTTTTTGGGAACATCATTCCATTTTATATGGACATGTTATTATCTGTCCATAGAAATGGCGATGATTTGTACAGCATGTACAAAGTAATATACGATATGAATTCGTTGTTGGAAGAGGGTGCGATTTCCGACTACCAGCCTAGTATCGGCAATTTAAAAGAAGAGCTTAAAAAGCTGAACACCGTCATAGAGTCGTCTTGCGTAGTCAACAAAATGAAGGATTACTGCGAAAATTTCAAACTGAGCGAACTGGGAAAATGCTCGGACTTTATTACCGACGAACATCTGATATCCAGCCTAGTGGATGTCAAAACTTCTCTTGAATCTCTTAAAGCAAACGAGAAAgccttattaaatttttttaaagaaatggaTTTGTTCAGACATATGGACGAAAAAGTGTGGAcgaaattgttgaaaataccACAGTTACCAACTCACGATACAGAGGAATTTGAAAGAACTGAACCACTTCCGTACAGGGCTGAAGTCGAagatatcataaatatgaGAAATTCTTCTACAAAATATGACTACAAAACAAAGGATGAAAATAACGCTGAAGCGAGTAAATTACCAGCGGGAGTAGTGAAAGACGGCGGATCGACGGATGCCCCGTTAGAACTTTCAAAGACAGAGACACCACCAGAATAATAGAATCTTTGGTGTTCAAACGCGTTCGTTGacgttatatacctactctaatttgttaattttttgtaatttataaattgcatgcatttatattttctaaacgtatcataatatattatgttgaattactataggtataataatacaaaaataaaataataaattatatcatttaaataatgtaaatgtcacttatgttgaatttttatttaataattattgttcaatattaaaaaaataaatattaataaaccgtttgattaataaattagtttaattctTTATTGCTAATcggataaaattataaaattaattttcactaaaaactttatattgattaaccaagataaaaaaaaaaaaacaatcttaatttggtaaataatacaaaatgtaatatcaatatattcgATATCCTACATATATATCCTACTGTGTGCGCATAAATTTActcttattttaatctatactttaaatgttatgttGTTGTAATCAGTGGTGTATTGGAGGGTATACGGCGTATACTCACTtctcaagttttttttttgagtgtaTAGTCTCTAAATAAACGGCAATACGTGGATATACGGCCGTATAGCCCCGTATAGGTACCCGTAAGAATTTTCagtgataaaaacaaaatgttctttaaatttgtaattttcatttcTCAAAATTGATAAACCTGTGCGAGAGGTACAATTGAGTGCTCACACTATTAACGAATcttgtgaattttatattttaaattaaaatggacTAATTTGTTATAAGAAAATCAAACATTCAATTCGTTTGCCTACTTTGcagtttttatgattaattttgtgatatgtgagtaacaaaatacaattctcaacactttgaataaaaaatacttaacattttagtgcatattttgactattttggttttaaagaccataatatatttaattttaagagtatatttaaaataaaaaggcttggtttaatgtgtttatgtttttcattgAGTTAGTTGttgaaaagtattaattttgtatatttatgatttgatAATTAGAATAGAATTTGGTTGTTACTTTTTTCTCGCTTcgctcgaaaaaaaaattttagatttatttttatagttataatatcattgacaCCTAAGATCTAAAAGGCGTATAcccacaaatatttttagcaatACAACACtggttgtaataaatattattcataatacgtatattatcaataaaacctACTTCTAATgaaattgttcataaaaataacactcttcctataattattgaaaaataaagtcgcttttaaaacataatgatataaGCTTTCTGTTATAAAGCTCTGATTGCACCAACGGATACAAAAAACCTGACTTATTACAGTGTGTCATCTATAGACTGGTTTTTGtcttaataattagatatttaaatatgcaaaatatgcTTAATAATCTTTAAGAGTTTCTAAACTTTTTGAATACTGGTATATATTTCTTACTTCGTTCTGCCAAAGTTCATtaactctaaaaatataatttcgacTTCTTcgagattttaaatttgttaataaaaaaacgactTAACCTATTGTCTtagattttcaaatgtttataaacatttcgAAATTTATTCTTACAAGCCCAGCACCAAATACCATActtaaatgtttgttaaaaattattgaacattgcaaaatttaaaaaaatataaattgatcatATTACTTGAAATTCCGCTctcaattgtattttactgaTCGATTCAGTCATCTTGTGTTACTTTCATGGGTCATTCTCTGTGAGTTTCGCTTAATAGGTTTACAATTTCTCATCTCACTTTAGTAAagtaaattttcttaaaaatacctTACCTGGTTAGGgtacttcttttttttacaattaggtATCACTAATctgttcaatataataagcaTGTGTAATatgattaagtaataaattaattttttaataagaaatcaCACATTAGTGACAATTGGCTGGGAATTAACTAGAGTCTAGGTATctgatgttttaaaatgtttggttATAACAAGTGAAGTGATGGCACCAGTTCCTTTATAGACGACGGTCGGAGTTTCCCCGTATAGTTTGGAGATATAGAGGTTCTGTTCAATGGAGTTTGGTGAATTTGTAGTCAATTATggaagtatttatataattgtacagCTGCATATGTCTTAGTTTTCATCGTAAAGTTTTTATGCATGATGATGTAATTGAACACAAAGGATGGagcatttgtaatttttttatgtgctATTTTGTTGGTATTAGATACTTTTGCTGCAGCCGACAATTGGAAACCATACGTCCACATTGGTCTTAGTAGTGTTTTATACGGTAAGCTtatctacttaaaatataaaaataaaaaacatagcTCGTTGCTTCATAtgctaacatattattattatcgttttactCAAATGTACAGATAAATACTAAACTTATATTCTACAAAACTTCACTGGAACCTATCAGAACTTTTCTAATAGTTATGCAGGAATCAACAAGgacatttaacataaaaattattgagttTTTACAAAGACCATTTGGTAGGTAcattactatatatacctagtcaatcctaattaatgtaaataaaattaacaaaactaaaatattgtcatataacAGATTCCACAAAAAATTccataaccataatattataatctacttATTGAGAATCTcgtttcaaacaattttccgaaaaaaaaaagaaaattgctTATATGATTTCCTTTTGTAAAATCTCGCAAGTAtgaaacttttaaatcatGTATTTCATAGTTTTGTAAGTTATTAGAACATAGGTAACCAATTAGtgaaccatattatataactaatgtaatcattaattaatagttatgaaaaaaattctttaaaatacttttgaataatttctatatttgttatttattttgacaaatatttataacaaatacatcATACTTTACTgctaatttgtaattttaaatatatcacattcatattttaatatattaaataaaattgatttttaaatgaaaaatttaactgtattgtGTCAAAATTACTGAAACGTATttggtgtattttttatttttgtaccttataatttttatttttgaaatcatttaaaacttttcaaaaccaagaaaatttttgaaaattttatacttctaataaatttttaaaaaccatagtGAAAAAAACCAATAGTCAACAATATaagcaataaatttaaatcatgaaACAAGTAATTGCAAGTGGATTTAACGAATTAACTATGcaatgtgtttaaataaaactgcgtttaaaatgtttaaatcccGTGTTtgcttgtaaaataatatcgaggaaaataaataaaaattggttgTTGCTGGTGGTTAAAACTACTGagagtaatttaaattgtacttcatacataagataatataaaatcctaTTTAgaacgaaatattttattctatgaaCATCTgacaatgaatttattttagttgtttttttcttaattattattggtatttattttaattatttttagattctctatctagtgaatatttttgaaaggCTCTTCACTCTCCGACAGTCGTTGTAGTTCtatttgctatattataaaatattgtaattggtttttattgttataattatcaaatatacatCCATGGAAGCAATTGCCATTAGAGATAATAGATAAAGTAGTTCAGAGGTGTGCTTATGTTTGGCTTTATCACTGTTATGTTTACCTACctgaaaaatcattttacaatattgataGTGTTtgatataagattataaaaaccgttttttttaattattattgttacacaatgttttatatcttatttatactattatttaaatatattatgtaatatgtgtcTTTATTTTTCCTTGAACTAAACTAtctaaccatattatattgaataatgatgtatgttattaaatcaaaagcTAGTGTCTGGATATTTGAATGATCTACTATAATcagattgtttattttgtctttCTCGAAATGTATAGATACCTAAGTAATtctaacattattttgtttcatattGGAAGTTCGTTAAGAGACAATTACGGCAAcacataaaacaatacaaatacgtATACCATGAATACAGCACATGGCCAAGTGCAAGCGATGTGTTTACTGTGCACGGCAGCTCGTTGTTATGCGtttactatacaaatatataatatgcattgcatatataatattattttgtgtcgTTGatcgtatgtattttttttaatgcatttagggttcttatatatatgaaattgtTGAATAGTcaaagtattattgttttaatattttattaattacgactttattttaaatcgtgctacaaataattataaatgcataagaTTGCATTGTAGATTATattcatgtttaaaataattgaatatatatttacacttagaatttaaacaataataataataatacacaaataatgtCATtcgttattacaatttatataatatatatatattataatatttataaaattcagacggaaaaattcttatttttattaaaatactaataataaattatcaaaaaaaattaatggtatcattgttattttataaaatacttgattGCGATATGGTAAATtggtaacatattttacagtCTTCTCTTTGACAAAATGGtaacatttacatattaaacatacaaaatatgcttgtacaaatttgtatgttattatttatatattaataatataacaaagagATAAAAGCACGGTCTACGAGTATTTATAACTCTAAAAAACTTCCTTTCGAAAATCAAATCCAAATTGATCACATTTAACTCTCAGAAGTCTACCGAGTTGTGGTGGACCGCAATAAAATACTGTGATTTTTCCTTTCTTTTGGTCTAATAATTGCTTGAACACTTTATCCCAGTTTGGCCTTCCTGCATTTGTTCTCGTCTTCAAACCCGTGATAAAATCTCGTTTTTCCTAAAagcaatcattatattatattgatttaatgtttatagcagtttaatatttgtataatataattaaataaatatgattatatcaaTTCTTACCTTTTCATGTAACAAATCCAAAGCTAATTGGAGTCCAACAGCTTTCATATCAGTTTTTTGCAAAGCCGACGTTATATACATGTGCATCTCTAGGAACCTTTCCATAGCTCCACCGAGCTCAGCTTGTTCGATTTCCAGTTGTGACAGTAAATTCACGAACCACTCAAATGATCTTTGATCACGATTAATCCAAAAGAAATCAACCTATAAgtaacacataaataatagttataatacgaTTAACTACCAAACACAATACTATGCACAATAATCTAGATCTATCTCGTCGCGTTTCTTACCTTTCTCAAATGCATCACCGTCGGTGGTATTTCACTCGCCCAagtgtatttacattttggaCACGTGTGTCGGGCTTTCCAGTATCGGTGCATGATTGATTGTAATATGGAAGCAAACGGCGTGACGCCGATACCTGTGGCTATCATCACGGCGTGCTGGGCTCGGAATATGTGACTAGACGGTGCACCGTACGGCCCGACCAGATAGATctatcgataaaaaatgttattcgttataatatgaaaGCCAATGTTCACCCGATTTTACTCACCTCTAATGGTTTGCCAACCGGATAATTTATGGGTGATTGACTACTGTTGTCTTCTTTAGATCTTtcttttgatttgttttcattGGTAACAAATTCCATGCTACCCATACTGGATGActgaaaagtttaaatacaatttcaaacgATGTTAATCTATCGTATCCAAAAATAGAATTACTACTTACCGTTTCTATTGTAATACTATATGACGAAACTTTGGTTTCACAATTTTCTAAACTTGGCGTTTTAAATGCTATGATGGTTGGTTTATGTCTCATATAACGAAAACTTTGAGCCAATGACTTATTTTGAGGGCTTAAATATGCTAAACCTAAAGATTGAAGTCTTGCTCTTTTCATTTGACATTCGTCAAAACTTTTCTCAGATTCCGATCGCATGTAAGTTCGTAagctaaaaataacatttataaattttaattttaatttgattatataaatttatatcaaaaataaaatataaaatatttaatacatacgcTAATAGACGTtctctttttttaatacgattttCCATATCAGGCATAGATAATGATTTCGACAGTGGTGCCTTGTTAATCAAAACAAGTTTGTGAAGATTGGTATTTGGTGCCTTTTTCACTGATTTTCTCGTTTCTAATAATTCATGGTTAAATATTTGACAATTATttcgtattaatttaattttcaattagcTAATTACataaacctataaaaattataatatttaatattacctattggagtttttgaattaccagAAGCGCCATCGTTTTCAGAACCTCTAATTTGAAAATCTTCCGGTAAACTACTAAAACTTTGATTAGTATAACTAAAATCACCACCTCTTTTGTATTT from Aphis gossypii isolate Hap1 chromosome 1, ASM2018417v2, whole genome shotgun sequence includes these protein-coding regions:
- the LOC114125378 gene encoding uncharacterized protein LOC114125378 — encoded protein: MRCLPIFWLPIALVTLFVTRYAIGVSTKLQLGELITTVIYEDKPNEDVLSEIVKLDGEDLKSIPFIETKVIDINKVHPLKTLFALSSKYSHYSGDDLNLSVIIFGTSITCLTHKRLALHLALMIRLIEQDGGKVYARMRTLVFGNIIPFYMDMLLSVHRNGDDLYSMYKVIYDMNSLLEEGAISDYQPSIGNLKEELKKLNTVIESSCVVNKMKDYCENFKLSELGKCSDFITDEHLISSLVDVKTSLESLKANEKALLNFFKEMDLFRHMDEKVWTKLLKIPQLPTHDTEEFERTEPLPYRAEVEDIINMRNSSTKYDYKTKDENNAEASKLPAGVVKDGGSTDAPLELSKTETPPE